From the genome of Streptacidiphilus rugosus AM-16, one region includes:
- a CDS encoding allantoate amidohydrolase, protein MTEAYEEELGDAADGYRRMWHELLPVGRYQASGGYRRHAWTSADAECRAWFEEQAGKRGLTYEVDRNGNQWAWYGDPEGEGAVVTGSHLDSVPDGGAYDGPLGVISSFSALDALLARGVRPTRPIALTNFVDEEGARFGVACVGSRLTAGVLTQDQAYKLRDADGVWLPDAMEAAGQDPAGIGRDTARLARVGAYVELHVEQGRFLADTPHAVGVASSIWPHGRWRFDFHGEANHAGTTRLEDRRDPMLTYANTVLAARKKARLAGALATFGKVSVEPNGTNAIASLVRGWLDSRAADEATLTALVEEIGTAARERAERDGVRAEIVRESYTPVVDFDAPLRDELVAVLGPDTPVLPTGAGHDAGILSSAIPTAMLFVRNPTGISHSPDESAEELDCLAGVAALAKVLEALACR, encoded by the coding sequence ATGACTGAGGCTTACGAGGAGGAGCTCGGCGACGCCGCGGACGGCTACCGCCGGATGTGGCACGAGCTCCTCCCCGTCGGCCGCTACCAGGCGTCCGGCGGCTACCGCCGGCACGCCTGGACCAGCGCCGACGCCGAGTGCCGTGCGTGGTTCGAGGAGCAGGCGGGCAAGCGCGGCCTCACCTACGAGGTGGACCGCAACGGCAACCAGTGGGCCTGGTACGGGGACCCCGAGGGCGAAGGGGCCGTCGTCACCGGCTCCCACCTCGACTCCGTCCCCGACGGGGGCGCCTACGACGGACCCCTGGGCGTCATCTCCTCCTTCTCCGCGCTCGACGCGCTGCTCGCCAGGGGCGTACGGCCCACGCGGCCGATCGCGCTGACCAACTTCGTCGACGAGGAGGGCGCGCGCTTCGGCGTCGCCTGCGTGGGCTCCCGTCTGACCGCCGGTGTGCTGACGCAGGACCAGGCCTACAAGCTGCGCGACGCGGACGGCGTCTGGCTGCCGGACGCGATGGAGGCCGCCGGGCAGGACCCGGCGGGCATCGGCCGGGACACGGCGCGCCTCGCGCGCGTCGGCGCCTACGTCGAGCTGCACGTGGAGCAGGGCCGGTTCCTGGCGGACACTCCGCACGCGGTCGGCGTGGCCTCCTCGATCTGGCCGCACGGGCGCTGGCGCTTCGACTTCCACGGCGAGGCGAACCATGCGGGCACCACGCGCCTGGAGGACCGGCGCGACCCGATGCTCACCTACGCCAACACGGTCCTCGCCGCCCGCAAGAAGGCCCGGCTGGCCGGTGCGCTGGCCACCTTCGGCAAGGTCAGCGTCGAGCCCAACGGCACCAACGCGATCGCCTCGCTGGTGCGCGGCTGGCTCGACTCCCGTGCGGCCGACGAGGCCACGCTGACGGCGCTGGTCGAGGAGATCGGCACGGCCGCCCGCGAGCGGGCGGAGCGCGACGGCGTGCGGGCCGAGATCGTCCGCGAGTCGTACACGCCGGTCGTCGACTTCGACGCCCCGCTGCGCGACGAACTGGTCGCCGTGCTCGGCCCGGACACCCCGGTCCTGCCGACCGGGGCGGGTCACGACGCCGGAATCCTCTCCTCGGCGATCCCGACTGCGATGCTGTTCGTGCGGAACCCCACCGGCATCTCGCACTCGCCGGACGAATCGGCCGAGGAGCTCGACTGCCTGGCCGGGGTCGCCGCGCTGGCCAAGGTACTGGAGGCACTGGCATGTCGTTGA
- a CDS encoding WxL domain-containing protein: MFQHLTRTPARRLAAWGGAAALVVGAPLALAGPAHAAASAGNTVSYATTCVPPAIAGLPPQHGTTQAKISLSDTTPTAGETVTVTFDIVQAASGNVSSFTVPAGSVSASGDVQLSGASTAQVQVAASTADVNNPAIPPGGAFPEIKLTGTFVAPATGTINFAPDGDTISVAGTNTVCTVDTPPAPTSNSLTVTIPNNRTATDTPQQGPAGTAVSVTGAGFTPSTTVTIAGFAGTSGTGDVTQVTSDATGHINGTLTVNAPTTTGIIAFEGSTYDPTKAAAPMPFTVTATVKPGDLQQTLNSTVLAGTLSMTQTGSTVTMTPVNFGTGGASTGALNTVTVQDYRGGTTGWTLSASNTPFTGPGASIPAAALSWTPACTTAAGSPSTCVPGSAGAVGATGATLASTPAGTLTGGSFTVDAGLSLAVPTFAAPGGYSSTLTLTLA; the protein is encoded by the coding sequence GTGTTCCAGCACCTCACGAGAACGCCCGCACGGCGCCTCGCGGCCTGGGGCGGAGCCGCCGCCCTCGTCGTCGGCGCGCCACTGGCACTGGCGGGGCCGGCCCACGCCGCCGCGTCCGCGGGGAACACCGTCTCGTACGCGACCACCTGTGTGCCGCCGGCCATCGCCGGTCTGCCCCCTCAGCACGGCACCACGCAGGCGAAGATCAGCCTCTCGGACACCACGCCCACGGCGGGGGAGACCGTGACGGTGACCTTCGACATCGTCCAGGCGGCCTCGGGCAACGTCTCCAGCTTCACGGTTCCGGCCGGCAGCGTGAGCGCGAGCGGTGACGTCCAGTTGAGCGGGGCCTCGACCGCGCAGGTCCAGGTCGCCGCCTCGACGGCGGACGTCAACAACCCGGCCATCCCGCCGGGCGGCGCGTTCCCCGAGATCAAGCTGACCGGCACCTTCGTCGCGCCGGCCACCGGCACGATCAACTTCGCGCCGGACGGGGACACCATCAGCGTGGCCGGGACCAACACGGTCTGCACCGTGGACACGCCGCCCGCGCCGACGTCCAACTCGCTGACCGTCACCATCCCGAACAACCGCACCGCCACCGACACGCCCCAGCAGGGTCCGGCGGGCACCGCGGTGAGCGTGACCGGCGCGGGCTTCACCCCGAGCACCACGGTCACCATCGCCGGCTTCGCCGGTACCTCCGGCACCGGTGACGTCACCCAGGTGACCTCCGACGCCACCGGTCACATCAACGGGACGCTGACCGTCAACGCCCCGACCACGACCGGCATCATCGCCTTCGAGGGTTCGACCTACGACCCGACCAAGGCCGCGGCTCCGATGCCCTTCACCGTCACCGCCACCGTCAAGCCCGGCGACCTGCAGCAGACGCTCAACTCGACCGTTCTGGCGGGGACCCTGAGCATGACGCAGACCGGTAGCACGGTGACGATGACCCCGGTCAACTTCGGCACCGGCGGCGCCTCGACCGGCGCCCTGAACACCGTCACCGTCCAGGACTACCGCGGTGGCACCACCGGGTGGACCCTGTCGGCCAGCAACACCCCCTTCACCGGCCCGGGTGCGAGCATCCCGGCCGCGGCGCTCAGTTGGACGCCGGCCTGCACCACCGCGGCCGGCAGCCCGAGCACCTGCGTCCCCGGCTCCGCCGGCGCCGTCGGTGCGACCGGCGCGACCCTGGCCAGTACGCCGGCCGGGACGCTGACCGGTGGCTCGTTCACCGTGGACGCGGGCCTGAGCCTCGCCGTCCCGACCTTCGCCGCCCCCGGCGGCTACAGCTCCACCCTGACGCTGACCCTGGCGTAA
- a CDS encoding formimidoylglutamate deiminase yields MSLTPPATSVFWAPHAWLRREGGALPAVEDAVLIEVDATGRISSVTPDSGPAPAGATVLTGLTLPGNANAHSHAFHRALRGAVQVGSGTFWTWRDTMYRAADALTPDNYLALATAVYAEMALAGVTAVGEFHYVHHQTGGTPYADPNAMGEALIEAAARAGIRITLLDACYLSSGFGEPPNRHQERFSDVTAEAWASRVSQLKDRDHAKIGAAIHSVRAVPADELGVVAAWAKERRAPLHVHLSEQVAENEACQNAHGMTPTQLLARHGVLGPRTSVVHATHLTGEDQRLLTDTSTVICMCPTTERDLADGIGPARQLASAGCPISLGSDSHAVIDLFEEARALELNERLATQRRGHWTAAALLRAATEDGHASLGWDDAGRLERGALADFCSIALDTPRTAGPSARLGAETAVFAATSADVRDVVVGGRVIVRDGVHVTVPETGKALHEAIAALR; encoded by the coding sequence ATGTCGTTGACGCCACCCGCGACGAGCGTCTTCTGGGCACCGCACGCGTGGCTGCGCCGCGAGGGCGGGGCGCTGCCCGCGGTCGAGGACGCGGTCCTCATCGAGGTCGACGCCACCGGACGGATCAGCTCGGTCACCCCGGACAGCGGCCCCGCGCCGGCCGGCGCGACCGTGCTCACCGGACTCACCCTGCCCGGCAACGCCAACGCCCACTCGCACGCCTTCCACCGCGCGCTGCGCGGCGCGGTACAGGTCGGCAGCGGCACCTTCTGGACCTGGCGCGACACCATGTACCGGGCCGCCGACGCGCTGACCCCGGACAACTACCTCGCGCTGGCGACGGCGGTCTACGCGGAGATGGCCCTCGCGGGCGTCACCGCGGTCGGCGAGTTCCACTACGTCCACCACCAGACGGGCGGCACCCCCTACGCCGACCCGAACGCGATGGGCGAGGCGCTGATCGAGGCGGCCGCGCGGGCCGGGATCCGGATCACGCTGCTGGACGCCTGCTACCTCTCCTCCGGCTTCGGCGAGCCGCCGAACCGGCACCAGGAGCGGTTCAGCGACGTCACGGCGGAAGCCTGGGCCTCGCGGGTCTCGCAGCTCAAGGACCGCGACCACGCGAAGATCGGCGCGGCGATCCACTCGGTGCGGGCGGTGCCCGCGGACGAGCTGGGCGTGGTGGCGGCCTGGGCGAAGGAGCGGCGCGCACCGCTGCACGTGCACCTGTCGGAGCAGGTCGCCGAGAACGAGGCGTGCCAGAACGCGCACGGCATGACGCCGACGCAGCTGCTCGCCCGCCACGGCGTGCTCGGGCCCCGCACCTCCGTGGTGCACGCGACGCACCTGACCGGCGAGGACCAGCGACTGCTGACGGACACCTCGACGGTGATCTGCATGTGCCCGACGACCGAGCGGGACCTGGCCGACGGCATCGGCCCGGCGCGGCAGCTGGCGAGCGCAGGCTGCCCGATCTCGCTGGGCTCGGACAGCCATGCGGTGATCGACCTCTTCGAGGAGGCGCGCGCCCTGGAGCTGAACGAGCGGCTGGCGACGCAGCGCCGTGGCCACTGGACGGCGGCGGCGCTGCTGCGCGCCGCGACGGAGGACGGCCACGCCAGCCTGGGCTGGGACGATGCCGGCCGTCTGGAGCGCGGAGCGCTCGCCGACTTCTGCTCCATCGCACTGGACACCCCCCGCACGGCCGGCCCTTCGGCCCGGCTGGGCGCGGAGACGGCGGTCTTCGCGGCGACGTCCGCGGACGTCCGCGACGTCGTCGTGGGAGGCCGCGTCATCGTCCGCGACGGCGTCCACGTCACCGTCCCGGAGACCGGCAAGGCCCTGCACGAAGCCATCGCGGCACTTCGCTGA
- a CDS encoding LPXTG cell wall anchor domain-containing protein: MSGSSRKITKGVAAGLLALGCAGLAGTPAHASTVAVNYSCASPIGTKSATSQVDVEATQSGSHYAVTVTFTNGVSSSPVALGAGAMVPSVKVMLGGADSGSFVAQGTGNSATIPANTPIRLGSMSGTYTPRKNGSVTLTPGVLTIKALGTTTTCTASGVPVALTLNVTSASGSGTTTTTGGTGSTGGSTGGSGTLPQTGPADDAVAFGLFGGTVLLVGVSGALWLTRRNRPGRPSVRQ, encoded by the coding sequence GTGAGCGGCAGCAGCAGAAAGATCACCAAGGGGGTCGCGGCGGGCCTGCTCGCCCTCGGTTGCGCAGGGCTGGCGGGCACACCCGCCCACGCCTCGACCGTCGCGGTCAACTACTCGTGCGCGTCGCCGATCGGTACCAAGTCGGCGACCTCGCAGGTCGACGTCGAGGCCACGCAGAGCGGGTCCCACTACGCGGTGACCGTCACCTTCACCAACGGGGTCTCGTCCAGTCCGGTGGCCCTGGGGGCCGGGGCTATGGTGCCCAGCGTGAAGGTGATGCTCGGCGGGGCGGACAGCGGCAGCTTCGTCGCGCAGGGCACCGGCAACTCGGCGACCATTCCGGCGAACACGCCCATCCGGCTGGGCAGCATGTCCGGCACCTACACGCCACGGAAGAACGGCTCGGTCACGCTGACCCCCGGGGTGCTGACGATCAAGGCGCTGGGTACCACCACCACCTGCACCGCGAGCGGGGTTCCCGTCGCGCTCACCCTCAATGTCACCAGCGCCTCGGGCAGTGGAACCACCACCACGACCGGTGGCACCGGCAGCACCGGCGGGTCCACCGGCGGCAGCGGCACGCTCCCCCAGACCGGACCGGCCGACGACGCCGTCGCCTTCGGTCTCTTCGGCGGCACCGTGCTGCTCGTGGGCGTGTCCGGCGCGCTGTGGCTCACCCGCCGCAACCGTCCGGGTCGCCCCAGTGTCCGTCAGTGA
- a CDS encoding peptide MFS transporter: MAQDVVPDLSERPHRTFFGHPWGLATLFTTEMWERFSYYGMRALLVLYLTATPAEGGLGYSASTATAIYSVYVSMVYLLTLPGGWVADRVWGPKKTVAVAGVVIMAGHFTLAVPSSGAFFVGLVLIALGSGLLKANISTMVGHLYNGPTDPRRDGGFTIFYMGINLGAFFAPLVIGTVGQRVNWHLGFALAGVGMGIGLTIYLFGMRTLSHHSDAVPTPLSHAERRTVLRKGLFWLAVAAVFYGIVGGTGHYTLNWVTIPLTIIGLVFPAWTLIRIKRDRDLSAEESTKMTGYIWFFVAAAIFWMIYDQGGSTLNIFAQDNTANSLLGVHFPSSWFQSLNPLYIMALGPFFAWLWQWLAARNKEPETATKFSIGLFLVGASFAVFLMALAASSGGTKVTPLWLCVVYLIQTVGELCLSPVGLSVTTKLAPEKYGSQMMGVWFLAVTAGDCTTSLATTAGADLNSTAYVTAEVALAVLAGVAILLNRRKIRQHLGEVR, translated from the coding sequence ATGGCTCAGGATGTGGTGCCGGACCTGTCGGAGCGGCCGCACCGCACCTTCTTCGGGCATCCCTGGGGGCTGGCGACCCTCTTCACCACGGAGATGTGGGAGCGGTTCAGCTACTACGGCATGCGGGCGCTGCTGGTCCTCTACCTGACCGCCACCCCCGCCGAGGGCGGGCTCGGCTACTCGGCCAGCACCGCCACCGCGATCTACAGCGTCTACGTGTCGATGGTCTACCTGCTGACGCTGCCGGGAGGCTGGGTCGCGGACCGGGTCTGGGGGCCGAAGAAGACCGTCGCCGTCGCCGGCGTCGTCATCATGGCCGGCCACTTCACCCTGGCGGTGCCCTCCTCCGGCGCGTTCTTCGTCGGCCTGGTGCTCATCGCACTCGGCTCCGGCCTGCTGAAGGCCAACATCTCCACGATGGTCGGGCACCTCTACAACGGCCCCACCGACCCGCGCCGCGACGGCGGCTTCACGATCTTCTACATGGGCATCAACCTCGGCGCCTTCTTCGCGCCGCTGGTGATCGGCACGGTGGGCCAGCGGGTCAACTGGCACCTCGGCTTCGCCCTGGCCGGGGTCGGCATGGGCATCGGGCTGACCATCTACCTCTTCGGCATGCGGACGCTGAGCCACCACAGCGACGCCGTGCCCACGCCGCTCAGCCACGCGGAGCGGCGCACGGTGCTGCGCAAGGGCCTGTTCTGGCTGGCCGTCGCCGCCGTCTTCTACGGCATCGTCGGCGGCACCGGCCACTACACGCTGAACTGGGTGACCATCCCGCTCACGATCATCGGCCTGGTCTTCCCGGCCTGGACGCTGATCCGGATCAAGCGGGACCGCGACCTCTCCGCCGAGGAGAGCACGAAGATGACCGGCTACATCTGGTTCTTCGTCGCCGCCGCCATCTTCTGGATGATCTACGACCAGGGCGGCTCGACCCTCAACATCTTCGCCCAGGACAACACCGCCAACAGCCTCCTCGGCGTGCACTTCCCCTCGAGCTGGTTCCAGTCGCTGAACCCGCTCTACATCATGGCCCTGGGCCCCTTCTTCGCCTGGCTCTGGCAGTGGCTCGCGGCCAGGAACAAGGAGCCGGAGACGGCGACGAAGTTCTCCATCGGCCTGTTCCTGGTCGGCGCCTCCTTCGCGGTCTTCCTGATGGCCCTGGCGGCGTCCTCGGGCGGCACCAAGGTCACCCCGCTCTGGCTCTGCGTCGTCTACCTGATCCAGACGGTGGGCGAGCTGTGCCTCTCGCCGGTCGGCCTGTCGGTGACGACCAAGCTGGCCCCGGAGAAGTACGGGAGCCAGATGATGGGCGTGTGGTTCCTCGCGGTGACCGCCGGGGACTGCACCACCTCGCTGGCGACCACGGCCGGGGCCGATCTCAACAGCACGGCCTACGTCACGGCGGAGGTGGCGCTGGCGGTGCTGGCGGGCGTGGCGATCCTGCTGAACCGGAGGAAGATCCGGCAGCACCTGGGCGAGGTGCGCTGA
- a CDS encoding neocarzinostatin apoprotein domain-containing protein: MRGPRTLQVTGADLLRRLFPALLLALAVVVFPAGAARAAGGPVAAPLPDAAKPGTTTTVAGSGWPAHALLTVLLCGQDAVAGTDDCANASGRAVTTDATGRFVQKLDVRTPPQPCPCVIHVSTVTGPQQSLNTPFDVIGAPTRPIPQDAAGSGQLVLLSAALSGDSGWLNTFGAPPSRTLKAIVANMGGSPLVNPEFELGTWHSVLAPDWSAAPWQGVLQPGQKVEIDLPVQFDSGADGRYFVALRYQGRTLATESEDLPVAWGVDVFWVLLGIVVAVGLFRIGLAVLDRVRPEVTDRHRERRRARLGRRRAGDPLPGAEGTGAGPASDAGSDAAPTQVLPPMPVYAPTVVPPPQASEPTLPWFAPGTVTTTAPPQARTPGPTTPTGKAH; this comes from the coding sequence GTGAGAGGCCCCCGGACGCTGCAGGTCACCGGAGCCGACCTGCTGAGGCGGTTGTTCCCGGCGCTGCTGCTGGCCCTGGCGGTCGTGGTGTTCCCGGCCGGCGCCGCCCGCGCGGCCGGCGGCCCGGTCGCCGCGCCGCTGCCGGACGCGGCCAAGCCCGGCACGACCACCACCGTCGCCGGGTCGGGCTGGCCCGCGCACGCGCTGCTCACCGTGCTGCTCTGCGGCCAGGACGCGGTCGCCGGCACCGACGACTGCGCCAACGCCTCAGGACGGGCGGTCACCACCGACGCGACCGGCCGCTTCGTGCAGAAGCTGGACGTGCGGACGCCGCCGCAGCCCTGCCCCTGCGTCATCCACGTCAGCACCGTCACCGGACCGCAGCAGAGCCTGAACACGCCGTTCGACGTCATCGGCGCACCGACCCGGCCGATCCCGCAGGACGCCGCCGGCAGCGGCCAACTCGTGCTGCTGAGTGCGGCGTTGAGCGGCGACAGCGGCTGGCTCAACACCTTCGGCGCGCCGCCGAGCCGCACCCTCAAGGCGATCGTCGCCAACATGGGCGGCAGCCCGCTGGTCAACCCGGAGTTCGAGCTCGGCACCTGGCACTCGGTCCTGGCCCCGGACTGGAGCGCCGCGCCCTGGCAGGGCGTCCTGCAGCCGGGCCAGAAGGTCGAGATCGACCTCCCGGTGCAGTTCGACTCCGGCGCCGACGGCCGCTACTTCGTGGCCCTCCGCTACCAGGGCAGGACCCTCGCCACCGAGAGCGAGGACCTGCCGGTGGCCTGGGGCGTGGACGTCTTCTGGGTGCTGCTCGGGATCGTCGTGGCGGTGGGTCTCTTCCGGATCGGCCTCGCGGTGCTGGACAGGGTCCGCCCCGAGGTGACCGACCGGCACCGGGAGCGCCGCCGCGCCCGTCTCGGACGCCGCCGCGCGGGAGACCCGCTGCCCGGCGCGGAAGGGACGGGCGCCGGTCCTGCGTCCGACGCCGGGTCCGACGCCGCGCCGACGCAGGTGCTGCCGCCGATGCCGGTCTACGCGCCGACGGTCGTCCCGCCGCCGCAGGCCTCCGAGCCCACCCTGCCCTGGTTCGCCCCCGGCACGGTGACCACGACCGCACCACCCCAGGCCCGCACCCCTGGTCCCACCACCCCAACCGGAAAGGCCCACTGA
- the hutI gene encoding imidazolonepropionase, translating into MSTLITNIGSLLTNDPELGTLTDAALVVEGDRVAWVGAAAAAPDADDRVDAGGRAVIPGFVDSHSHLVFAGDRTAEFNARMSGQSYTAGGIRTTVAATRAASDAELDGNVRRFVAEMRRQGTTTVEVKSGYGLTVEDEARALRIAGAHTEETTYLGAHVVAPEFADDPAAYVDLVTGPMLDACAPHARWVDVFCERGAFDGDQARAILTAGAARGLTPRVHANQLTAGPGVQLAVELGAASADHCTHLTDEDVKALADAHATTVATLLPGAEFSTRAVYPDARRLIDAGVSVALSTDCNPGSSFTSSMPFCIAVAVREMGMTPDEAVVAATLGGARALRRSDVGRLGIGARADLALLDAPSHVHLAYRPGVPLVSGVWQGGVRVV; encoded by the coding sequence ATGTCCACGCTGATCACCAATATCGGGTCACTCCTGACAAACGACCCCGAGCTCGGCACTCTGACCGACGCCGCGCTCGTCGTCGAGGGTGACCGCGTCGCGTGGGTCGGCGCGGCCGCTGCCGCGCCGGACGCCGACGACCGCGTGGACGCGGGCGGGCGGGCGGTGATTCCCGGGTTCGTCGACTCGCACTCACATCTCGTCTTCGCCGGGGACCGGACCGCCGAGTTCAACGCGCGGATGTCCGGGCAGAGCTACACCGCCGGAGGCATCCGCACCACCGTCGCCGCCACCCGTGCCGCCAGTGACGCGGAGCTGGACGGGAACGTCCGCCGCTTCGTGGCGGAGATGAGGCGGCAGGGCACCACCACCGTCGAGGTGAAGTCCGGCTACGGGCTGACCGTCGAGGACGAGGCCAGGGCGCTGCGGATCGCCGGCGCGCACACCGAGGAGACCACCTACCTCGGCGCCCACGTCGTCGCGCCGGAGTTCGCGGACGACCCGGCCGCCTACGTCGACCTCGTCACCGGGCCCATGCTCGACGCCTGCGCGCCGCACGCGCGCTGGGTCGACGTGTTCTGTGAGCGCGGGGCCTTCGACGGGGACCAGGCGCGGGCGATCCTCACCGCCGGGGCGGCCCGGGGGCTGACCCCCCGCGTGCACGCGAACCAGCTGACCGCGGGGCCGGGCGTCCAGCTCGCCGTCGAGCTCGGCGCGGCCTCCGCCGACCACTGCACGCACCTGACCGACGAGGACGTGAAGGCGCTCGCCGACGCGCACGCCACCACCGTCGCCACACTGCTGCCCGGCGCCGAGTTCTCCACCCGCGCCGTCTACCCGGACGCGCGTCGGCTCATCGACGCCGGCGTGAGCGTCGCGCTCTCGACCGACTGCAACCCCGGGTCCAGCTTCACCAGCTCCATGCCGTTCTGCATCGCGGTCGCGGTGCGGGAGATGGGCATGACGCCGGACGAGGCGGTCGTCGCCGCGACGCTCGGCGGGGCACGGGCGCTGCGCCGGTCCGACGTCGGGCGCCTCGGGATCGGCGCGCGCGCCGATCTCGCGCTGCTGGACGCGCCCTCGCACGTGCACCTCGCCTACCGGCCCGGTGTCCCCCTGGTCAGCGGTGTCTGGCAGGGGGGCGTGCGGGTCGTCTGA
- a CDS encoding peptide MFS transporter produces MPVDVVAEATATATNVPSQKTFLGHPRGLSTLFMTEMWERFSFYGMRALLVLYLVAPASQGGMHLNAATGAAIYSVYNAMVYLLALPGGWISDRFWGARKTVMIGGIVIMIGHFLLAVPASVSFFVGLSFIALGSGLLKANISTMVGHLYPDKNDPRRDGGFTIFYMGINLGAFAAPLVIGTVGQKVDWHLGFALAGVGMALGLMVYIFGGRHLSPTSSVVTSPLPAAERAPLVRKGLFWLALAVAFYGVVALTGHFSMQWVIWSLTLVGLVIPIVVFARIKRDKDLSGDERNKLSGYIWFFVAAAIFWMIYDQSGSTLNLFAQNNTASKLFGFDFPSSWFQSLNPLYIMALAPVVAWLWVWLHRRDKNPSTAVKFGIGLVLIGVSFGVMMLAMAAASGGVLVTPLWLALVYLIQTVGELTLSPVGLSVTTKLAPKKYASQMMGIWFLAVTAGDCVAAVLQQLMGDAFLSTASFAIQGAAAALAGVGIWMYRRKVRALMGDVH; encoded by the coding sequence ATACCTGTCGACGTCGTCGCCGAGGCCACCGCCACCGCTACGAACGTCCCGAGCCAGAAGACCTTCCTGGGCCACCCCCGTGGACTGTCGACGCTCTTCATGACCGAGATGTGGGAGCGCTTCAGCTTCTACGGCATGCGCGCGCTGCTGGTGCTCTACCTGGTCGCCCCGGCGAGCCAGGGCGGCATGCACCTGAACGCCGCCACCGGTGCCGCGATCTACAGCGTGTACAACGCGATGGTGTACCTGCTCGCCCTTCCCGGCGGCTGGATCTCCGACCGCTTCTGGGGCGCGCGGAAGACCGTCATGATCGGCGGCATCGTCATCATGATCGGCCACTTCCTGCTGGCCGTCCCCGCCTCGGTGTCCTTCTTCGTCGGCCTGAGCTTCATCGCCCTCGGCTCCGGCCTGCTCAAGGCCAACATCTCGACGATGGTCGGCCACCTCTACCCGGACAAGAACGACCCGCGCCGGGACGGCGGCTTCACGATCTTCTACATGGGCATCAACCTCGGCGCCTTCGCGGCCCCGCTGGTGATCGGTACCGTGGGCCAGAAGGTCGACTGGCACCTGGGCTTCGCCCTGGCCGGCGTCGGCATGGCGCTGGGCCTGATGGTCTACATCTTCGGCGGTCGCCACCTCAGCCCCACCAGCTCCGTCGTCACCTCGCCGCTGCCCGCAGCCGAGCGCGCGCCGCTGGTCCGCAAGGGCCTGTTCTGGCTGGCCCTGGCCGTCGCCTTCTACGGCGTCGTGGCGCTGACCGGGCACTTCTCGATGCAGTGGGTCATCTGGTCGCTCACCCTGGTGGGCCTGGTCATCCCGATCGTGGTCTTCGCCCGGATCAAGCGGGACAAGGACCTCTCCGGCGACGAGCGCAACAAGCTCTCCGGCTACATCTGGTTCTTCGTCGCCGCCGCGATCTTCTGGATGATCTACGACCAGTCCGGCTCGACGCTGAACCTGTTCGCCCAGAACAACACGGCCAGCAAGCTGTTCGGCTTCGACTTCCCGAGCAGCTGGTTCCAGTCGCTGAACCCGCTCTACATCATGGCGCTGGCCCCGGTCGTCGCCTGGCTGTGGGTGTGGCTGCACCGCCGCGACAAGAACCCGAGCACGGCCGTGAAGTTCGGCATCGGCCTGGTGCTGATCGGCGTCTCCTTCGGCGTGATGATGCTGGCCATGGCCGCGGCCTCGGGCGGCGTCCTGGTCACCCCGCTCTGGCTGGCACTGGTCTACCTGATCCAGACGGTCGGCGAGCTGACGCTCTCCCCCGTCGGCCTCTCGGTGACCACCAAGCTGGCGCCGAAGAAGTACGCCAGCCAGATGATGGGCATCTGGTTCCTCGCGGTCACGGCGGGCGACTGCGTCGCCGCCGTGCTGCAGCAGTTGATGGGCGACGCCTTCCTCAGCACGGCGTCCTTCGCGATCCAGGGTGCCGCGGCCGCGCTGGCCGGTGTCGGCATCTGGATGTACCGGCGGAAGGTCCGCGCCCTGATGGGCGACGTGCACTGA